GGCGCGACTACTTCGACATGAACCAGTTCACCTCGCAGATGTCCGGAGGCGGCTGAGCCGCCGAACCGTGCTGGTCCAGATCTACGGCGTCACGGTGGCCGAGGACGCCCGGATGGTCAATGCGCTCGGGCCCGACCTGGTCGGGGTCGTGCCCGACGAGGGCCATGACAACTGGGACGCCGTCGACCCCGACACCATGCGGGCGGTGGTGGCCGAGCTGACCGCGGTACGCGTCGTCTGCCTGTCCCTCGGCACCGAACCCGACCGCATCCTGGCGGCCACCTCCGCCGTCCCCGCCGACGTGGTGCACCTGGCCCGGGCCCACCTGATGGACGACTCCGCCCTCGAGCAGGTGCGGGCCGGCGCGGGCGGGGCCGGTCTCATGCTGACCGTGCCTGTCGACGGGGCCGGCGCCACCGGGGTGGCCGACCGCCTGGCCCGCCACGCCGACTACCTGCTGCTCGACACCTCCCACCCCGACACCGGGGTGGTGGGGGCCACCGGCCTGGTCCACGACTGGGAGTTGAGCGCCCGCATCGTCTCGGCGGTGGGCGTCCCGGTGGTCCTGGCAGGGGGGCTGGGCCCGCACAACGTGGCCGAGGCGATCGGGGTGGTCGGCCCCGCCGGGGTGGACTCGGAGACCAGGACCAGCCGGCCCGGAGA
The sequence above is a segment of the Acidimicrobiales bacterium genome. Coding sequences within it:
- a CDS encoding phosphoribosylanthranilate isomerase → MLVQIYGVTVAEDARMVNALGPDLVGVVPDEGHDNWDAVDPDTMRAVVAELTAVRVVCLSLGTEPDRILAATSAVPADVVHLARAHLMDDSALEQVRAGAGGAGLMLTVPVDGAGATGVADRLARHADYLLLDTSHPDTGVVGATGLVHDWELSARIVSAVGVPVVLAGGLGPHNVAEAIGVVGPAGVDSETRTSRPGDRRRKDPEAVARFIELARAAGRG